Genomic DNA from Desulfonatronum thioautotrophicum:
ACAACGACACTTCCGGCGACCTTTCGCGCCTGGCGGACGCTGCTTTCCGCCCACAGCCGATTCCTCAACCTGGTTTTGTCCTCCCAAAAGGCTGCCCGAGGCGAAAAGTTCATCTCCATGGCCTTTATCAGGGCCCAGGGAACGAGCATGTTCGTGGCCGTTTACGCCATGCTCCGACAACTCCAGTTCTTCAATGAGACCGACCGGGCCATCCTGGAGGCCCCGTTTCAACGCCTACGTGCCCATTTGAACCGGCTCCTCGCCGCGACTCCGGCGTCATCATGTGCGGAACTGGTCCTTCCCATGGACAAGGTCTGCGCTGCTCTGACCTGCTCGGTAGGCACAAAAATGGCCTTCCTTGGAGAGATCCGCTCAAAAATTCCCGATGTTCGTGTACCCGACGGATTCGTGGTTACAGCGGCAGGCTTTCACCTATTCCTGGATCAGAGCGGTCTGCGCGGCGAAATCAATCGGCGACTTCAAGCCCTGGAAGTCCAGGATGTCGTGGACATGTTCCGGGTCAGCTCGGATTTGCAGATGCTGATCATCAATGCCCGACTGCCCGAGCAACTCGAAGAAGCCATCCTGTCCGCCTACCGCGCACTCGAATACCGGGCCGGACTTCGCGGCGTGCGCGTGGCCGTCCGCTCCAGTGCCGTGGGCGAGGATTCCATGGAAACCTCCTTTGCCGGGCAGTACCGGACCGAACTCAACGTCAGTGAAGACCTCCTGCTCATGGCCTACAAGGAAGTGGTGGCCAGCAAATATGCCTTGACCGCCATCAGCTACCGCCTCTCCCTGGGCCTCAAGGACGAAGATCTGCCCATGTGCGTCGGGTGCATGGTCATGGAAGACGCCGCAGCGGGTGGGGCCATGTATACCCAGGATCCAACCTCCTCGGACACGAAAACTTTGTATGTGGATGCTGTACATGGCCTGAACAAAGCGGTGGCCGACGGCTACGTCAGTCCGGACCACTGGGAGGTCGCCAAGCATCCCGAACCGGTGATTCAGGCAACGACCATCCGTTCCAAGGACAAGAAGTTCGCCTGTTTTCTCTCCGAGGAAGGGGCGACGCTGATATCGGTCCCCACTGCCCAACGGCTTCGCCCCGCGCTGACGCCGGAGCAGGTGCTTTCCCTGTGCCGTGTGGGCATGGCTCTGGAACGTCACTTCCTGTGCCCCTTGGACATCCATTGGTCCATGTCCAAAGAAGGCGTCCTCTCCATCCTCCAGGCCCGCCCCCTGAAAACAGTCGTCGCAAAGCACGCCACGCAGGAAACGCGCACTGTGGAAGTCGCGGAAACCCTGGCCAAAGGCGGACAAACCGCCAGCCCCGGTATCGCTGGAGGCCCGGCCTACATCGTCCGCTCCAATATCGACATGTTTCAGTTCCCAGAAGGAGGAGTGCTCGTCGCCCGCGGCCCGAATCCCTCGTGGTCCGCGTTACTGCCCCGAGCCTCCGCGGTGGTCACGGAACATGGTGGCGGAATATTCGGCCACTTGGCGAACATTGCCCGGGAATTCGGCATCCCGGCCTTGTTTGACGTTCCGGAAGCCCTTTCCCGGATCCAGCCGGGCATGACCGTCCTGGTGGATGCATCCCGACAACTTGTCCAGCGTGTGGAGGGGCACATCCAAGAACCCCGCACCCTGCATCACTGGGGGACACTGGTGGGCTCCCCGGTGCACCAGGCTCTGACCGAGGTCCTGGACGTCGTGGCCCGCCCGAGTTCCGCCAACCCTCTCGTTCCCCGGCTGGACCCGGATAAACTGAGTTCGCTTACAGACATCGCCCAGGCCGCGAACCTCCTGGCCGCGGAGCACCTGATCCAAGCGGTCACAACCAATCTGACTCCAAAGATTTTGGATGTTTCCCAGCCCATCGACTGGAGGATTCTGGATCTGGACGCCCCCGAGCCGCCAACCACATCTTCGGCACGGCGGAGGCCACCCTTGCGGATTTCCGTTTCTGAACACTTTCTCCTAAAAGGCATATGGTCGGCCATCGCTCAATACCCCTGGACGACTTTTGCCAAAACGCCCCGACGTACCTCCCTCGACAGACTTCTGGGGCGACTGGGATGCGGCAGTCGCCACGTTCCGGCATCACCCTGGCCGCGCCTGTTTCTCATCGCCGACAACCTTCTCCACCTCTATCTCCGCGTCAACGCGGGGCTTTTCATCATTCAAGCCCAGAGCGGCAAGACGCCCAGTGAACGTTGCGTGGTCCTCCACTGGCAATGGCCGCCCCGCCGTCGACCGAACAGGGATTGGCTTGAAAGCTTCAAGGACGCCATGGTCGGACATGGTTTCCACATCAACACGCTCGAGGACGGGGTGTTTTCCTGGACCTCCGGCGACAACCACGAAGACATCGCCGCCAAGCTGGCCTTGGTCGGAAACATGGTCGGCAAGGCTATACAATGGCGGACTAATCGCGATGTTCCAAAAATCGTCGAAAGCCGACACGCCCTTTTCTGAATCCATCGGCGAGCCCCAGTCATGCCAAGCCTTTATGAGGAGAAAACCATGCAAGAGATGACCATTCGCAACCTGATGAGACCGACGGAGGATTTTCCGCGCATCCCCATCCAGGCCACCTTCTCGGAGGCCATGGAAGCACTGCGCCGCGCCCAGGAAGCCTTTCTAGAGGGCAGGCAAAAGCAGCGCATTCTGCTGGTTGAGGACCCAAACGGCGTGGTGCTCGGAAAGCTGTCTCCCATGGATCTGGTCCGGGGGCTGGAGCCGAGGTACGACAAGATCGACAGCATCCAGGAGCAGATCCAATACGGCGTCCCCCACCTTTTCCAGTCCATGAAGGATGATTTCCGGCTCTGGCATGAGCCCCTGGCGGACATGTGCCGCAAGGCACGGGAAATCAATATCGAAACTTTTCTGAACAAACCCGACCCGGATCACACCGTCGCCATTGACGACGAACTGGACAAAGCCTTTCATCTTTTCGTCACCACCCGACACGACTCCCTGTACGTCATGGATGGGGAACGGATCATCGGCCTGTTGCGCTTCTCGGATGTCTACAAGGCCATCTGCGAGGTGGCGACCTCCTGCGCATTGGACGATTCTCCTGCCTTGACGAGCTGATAACCTTTTCTGTTCACCAACCCTCAACGGAATTTTAATACCCCTTAAGGAGGTCGAAGCGTGTCCGCCTCATCCGCTTCTCCAATGACATCAACCGATTTCAAGCGCCTTTTCTTTTTATTCCTTGGATTGGCGCTGTTCAGCATCGTCTATTTGTCGCCCCCTTGGCCGGATGCCGTTGATCCCGCCGGACAACACTTCGTACTGACCCGGGAGGGCAAGGCCGCTTTGGCCTTGTTCCTGCTGGCCGGAACCTGGTGGGTCTTCGAGGTGCTGCCCATCGGCATCACCGGGCTGACCATCGGCGTGGTCCAGGCCCTGTTCTTCATCCGTCCGGCCCAGGCGGCCTTCAATGACTTCATGGACCCCTCGGTGCTGTTCATCTTCGGCTCCCTGGTCATCGGCATGGTCTTCACCAAGGTGGGCATCACCAAGCGGCTGGCCTACAAGATGCTGGTCATCGTGGGCGAACGGACCTCCATGATCTACCTGGGCTGCTTCGTGGTCACGGCCCTCTTGACCCACTTCATGGCCCACACCGCCGTGGCCGCCACCATGTATCCCCTGCTGCTGTCCATCTACGCCCTGTACGGCGAGGGCGACGCCCCCACCAGGTTCGGCAAGGGGCTGTTCATGGGCATGGCCTTTGTCGCCGGAGCGGGCAGCATCATCACCCTGCTCGGCGCGGCCCGGGGCATCGTGGCCCTGGGATTCTACAAGGAGATCACCGGCAACGAGATCACCTTCTTTGAACTCAGCTACTACATGACCCCCATCGGGTGGCTGATGGTCTTCCTGCTCTGGGGCTTCTTCATGGTCGTCTACAAGCCGGAAAAGGCGGTCATCCCGGGGCTGCGGGACAGAGCCCGCCGGCTGCACGCTGAAATGGGCCCGATCACCCGCAACGAGATCCTGGCCGGATCCATCATTTTCGGGGTGATCCTGTTCCTGTCCCTGCAGTCGTTCTTCCCCGCCCTGGCGGACCTGAACAAGGCCGCGGTGCTCCTGGTGTCCACCATCCTGTTCTTTGTCCTGAAAATCCTGGACCTCCGGGATCTGGAAGACATTCCCTGGAACATCATCCTGCTCTTTGCCGGGGCCATGAGCATGGGCTTCTGCCTCTGGCAGACCGGGGCCGCGGAATGGCTGGCCATCAACTGGCTGGGCTTTTTCCAGGACGCCCACTGGTTCGTCTTCGTGATGAGCATCGCCTTTTTCGTGCTGCTGATGACCAACTTCATCATGAACGTGGCGGCCATCGCCATTTCCGTGCCCGTGGCCCTGGTGGTCGCCCCCTACCTGGGCGTGGCCCCGGAAGTCATCGTCTTCGCCGCCCTGGTCACCGCGGGCATGCCCTTTCTGCTCCTGGTGGGCGCGGCGCCCAACGCCATTGCCTACAACTCCAGGCAGTTTACCAGCGGCGAGTTTTTTGTTACCGGCCTCCCGGCCAGCATCCTGCTCATGGCCGTGGTCGGCCTGGCGGTCATCCTGATCTGGCCGTTGATGGGCATGCCGGTGCTTCTTGACTGAAGACATTAATCAGGCATAATCGGGCACTAACACGACGAAAAAACAATATGGAGCCGGGTGCGCACACGCCGCGCCCGGCTCCAGGAGTTTATGCCATGGAATCAGCCCCTACTGTTCGTGAATTGATGTGCCCCGTTGACGACTTCCCCAAGGTAACCGAGCAATCTTTTTTTTTCGATATCGTCATGGCCCTTGAAAAGGCACGATGGGATTTCAGGGCCGAGCTGTCCAGCCAGACCGTGCTCCTGGTGGAGGACAAAGATAAGAATATAGTCGGGAAAATATCCCAACGGGATATCGTCCGCGCCCTGGATCCACAGCATGACAAGTTCAACGGCTTCGAGAAGGAGGACACTGCTCTCTGGGAATACTTTCTGAGCACGTTGTGTGAAAAGGCGTGGATCATCAAGGCCGGCGATATTTATAGCAAACCAGACACGACGCAAACAGTCGGCATCGATGAGCGCATTGAAACCGTGTACCATCTTTTCGCCACGACGAAACATGAGTACCTCTACGTCATTGTGAATGAAAGGATTGTCGGCTTGATCAGGTTTTACGACATCTATAAATTTATCTGCAAAAAAATATACCAATGTGAAAAGAAATCCTATCTTTAAAATCGCATTCCATCAAAATTGATGCGAACAGATCCACCCAATACAGCCGGCCGCCCGCCGGGTCTGCCCCATAACCTTCCCATACGAACAGGGAGAACCAAAACATGCAATGCCTGGAAATGCGGAACAAGGAAGAAATCTGCACCCTCTTCGAGACCTGGAACCAGGCCATCCAAAGCGGAGACCCGGAGAAGGTCGTTGCCCTGTACGCCGAGGACGCCATCCTGCTGCCCACGGTATCCAACAAGGTTCGCCACAACCACACCGAAATCCGGGACTATTTCGTCCACTTTCTGGCCATGAAGCCCTGCGGGGTCATCACCGAGTGCAACACCCGCTCCTGTGGAAATTTGGCGGTCAACTCCGGGGTGTACACCTTCACCCTCTGCCCCAAAGGCCAGTGCGCCCAGGCCGTCGCCGCCCGCTACACCTTCGTCTATCAGCGTTTTGGTGACAAATGGCTGATCGTGGAGCATCATTCCTCGATTATGCCGGAGAAGTAGGGAAGAAAAAAAGCGGCCAAGCGAGGGGGGGAGTGCTGTGGGCGGTGGTAAGGATAATGGGAGTTATGGGAATTATGGGAAGAATGGGAGCCCGGAGAGCGCTGCGCCCAGCGAAAACGCAGGCAGCCAGGCACCCCGGGAAGCTCCAACGCGCCAAGCCCCCCATGATACCCCATCACCTCAAGCGCCCCATACTTCCCATACCACCCAGCCAACTCAGCCCCCAAATACCACCCAGCCAACTCAACCAAACCAACCCACTCCCCCAAAACGCCCTGTCCTTCCCCCTCGCGGCGACTACCGGACCCTGCTTTCCTTCCAGAAGGCCGAGGTCGTCTACGATATCACGTTTCGGTTCTGCAAAAAGCACCTTCAGCGGGGTGACCGGACCGTGGACCAGATGATCCAGGCGGCGCGGTCCGGGAAGAAGAACATCCTGGAGGGCAGCAAGTGCGGGCTGACGTCCAAGGAGATGGAGATCAAGCTGACCAACGTGGCCCGGAGCAGCCTGGAGGAGCTGCTGGACGACTACCTGGATTATCTCCGGGCCCGGGACCACCCGATCTGGGACAAGGACTCCCGGGAGGCGGCCTTTGCGCGCAAACTGGGTCGGACCACCCCGCAAACCTTTGACCTGTACCGCGACTTCGTGGAGACCCGACCGCCGGAAGTCGTGGCCAATATCGCGGTCTGCCTGATCCACCAGACCAACTATCTCATCGACCGCCAGCTCCTGCGCCTGGAAAAAGACTTCATCGAGCAGGGCGGCCTGCGCGAACGGATGACCCATGCGCGGCTACAGTACAGGAATACGCGAAAAAAATAGGGCTTGGGCCTTGCCCAGTCCTGTGCCGCGAGAGCCCGTGGGCACCCGCCAACAAGCTGATTGACAGGCAATGCTCGGCAATATATGTCTTTTTCATGGCCACAATAGCATTTGACTCCCATAAAATCATTCGCAAACTGAAAAATGCCGGCTTTAGCGAAGACCAGGCGGAAGCGTTAACAGACGCATTGCGCTCTACCATCGACAATGCCGACTTCGTTACACGCAAAGACCTGCAGATCGACCTCGCCCCGCTCAAAAGTGACCTCGCCGTGATCAAATGGATGCTAGGCCCGACCTTCGGTCTGATTCTCGGTGGAATTGCCGCGCTGATCCTGAAGACCTTTTTTTGATTCATTCCACTTCTTTTTGGCCATCACGGGCCATTATTGCCATCATCCCGTAGCAGCCCCACCATCCTGCTTTACGGCCTCCGGCGGCAACCCCGCCTCCACATACTCCTGGAGACTGGCGCATGTTTGGCTCATGCGCAGGATTTCCTCCTCACTCGGGGGGCGTCGCGCATAGCCCTCCACTGAACAGATCTCCTGGAAGGCGTCCAGGGCCAGCAACTCTTCGGCCAGCTTGTTCGTTAACCTGGGCCCGGAATAGTCCTCACTCTGGGCTTCCATGCGCCGTAGTCCATCCACAAGATCCCGGAATGTGTGGTTGTCAGGCAGGTTTTTGCGGTACATCAGCAGGCCCATGATGTACTTTTCCATGGCCATGGCCAGCAGGTTGTAGAGGATCTCCGT
This window encodes:
- a CDS encoding DUF1640 domain-containing protein; amino-acid sequence: MATIAFDSHKIIRKLKNAGFSEDQAEALTDALRSTIDNADFVTRKDLQIDLAPLKSDLAVIKWMLGPTFGLILGGIAALILKTFF
- a CDS encoding four helix bundle suffix domain-containing protein, whose product is MIQAARSGKKNILEGSKCGLTSKEMEIKLTNVARSSLEELLDDYLDYLRARDHPIWDKDSREAAFARKLGRTTPQTFDLYRDFVETRPPEVVANIAVCLIHQTNYLIDRQLLRLEKDFIEQGGLRERMTHARLQYRNTRKK
- a CDS encoding CBS domain-containing protein → MQEMTIRNLMRPTEDFPRIPIQATFSEAMEALRRAQEAFLEGRQKQRILLVEDPNGVVLGKLSPMDLVRGLEPRYDKIDSIQEQIQYGVPHLFQSMKDDFRLWHEPLADMCRKAREINIETFLNKPDPDHTVAIDDELDKAFHLFVTTRHDSLYVMDGERIIGLLRFSDVYKAICEVATSCALDDSPALTS
- a CDS encoding CBS domain-containing protein; the protein is MESAPTVRELMCPVDDFPKVTEQSFFFDIVMALEKARWDFRAELSSQTVLLVEDKDKNIVGKISQRDIVRALDPQHDKFNGFEKEDTALWEYFLSTLCEKAWIIKAGDIYSKPDTTQTVGIDERIETVYHLFATTKHEYLYVIVNERIVGLIRFYDIYKFICKKIYQCEKKSYL
- a CDS encoding SgcJ/EcaC family oxidoreductase, giving the protein MQCLEMRNKEEICTLFETWNQAIQSGDPEKVVALYAEDAILLPTVSNKVRHNHTEIRDYFVHFLAMKPCGVITECNTRSCGNLAVNSGVYTFTLCPKGQCAQAVAARYTFVYQRFGDKWLIVEHHSSIMPEK
- a CDS encoding PEP/pyruvate-binding domain-containing protein, encoding MPSHFDTLRRTFISLFRSKPEVNVTTTLPATFRAWRTLLSAHSRFLNLVLSSQKAARGEKFISMAFIRAQGTSMFVAVYAMLRQLQFFNETDRAILEAPFQRLRAHLNRLLAATPASSCAELVLPMDKVCAALTCSVGTKMAFLGEIRSKIPDVRVPDGFVVTAAGFHLFLDQSGLRGEINRRLQALEVQDVVDMFRVSSDLQMLIINARLPEQLEEAILSAYRALEYRAGLRGVRVAVRSSAVGEDSMETSFAGQYRTELNVSEDLLLMAYKEVVASKYALTAISYRLSLGLKDEDLPMCVGCMVMEDAAAGGAMYTQDPTSSDTKTLYVDAVHGLNKAVADGYVSPDHWEVAKHPEPVIQATTIRSKDKKFACFLSEEGATLISVPTAQRLRPALTPEQVLSLCRVGMALERHFLCPLDIHWSMSKEGVLSILQARPLKTVVAKHATQETRTVEVAETLAKGGQTASPGIAGGPAYIVRSNIDMFQFPEGGVLVARGPNPSWSALLPRASAVVTEHGGGIFGHLANIAREFGIPALFDVPEALSRIQPGMTVLVDASRQLVQRVEGHIQEPRTLHHWGTLVGSPVHQALTEVLDVVARPSSANPLVPRLDPDKLSSLTDIAQAANLLAAEHLIQAVTTNLTPKILDVSQPIDWRILDLDAPEPPTTSSARRRPPLRISVSEHFLLKGIWSAIAQYPWTTFAKTPRRTSLDRLLGRLGCGSRHVPASPWPRLFLIADNLLHLYLRVNAGLFIIQAQSGKTPSERCVVLHWQWPPRRRPNRDWLESFKDAMVGHGFHINTLEDGVFSWTSGDNHEDIAAKLALVGNMVGKAIQWRTNRDVPKIVESRHALF
- a CDS encoding SLC13 family permease, with amino-acid sequence MTSTDFKRLFFLFLGLALFSIVYLSPPWPDAVDPAGQHFVLTREGKAALALFLLAGTWWVFEVLPIGITGLTIGVVQALFFIRPAQAAFNDFMDPSVLFIFGSLVIGMVFTKVGITKRLAYKMLVIVGERTSMIYLGCFVVTALLTHFMAHTAVAATMYPLLLSIYALYGEGDAPTRFGKGLFMGMAFVAGAGSIITLLGAARGIVALGFYKEITGNEITFFELSYYMTPIGWLMVFLLWGFFMVVYKPEKAVIPGLRDRARRLHAEMGPITRNEILAGSIIFGVILFLSLQSFFPALADLNKAAVLLVSTILFFVLKILDLRDLEDIPWNIILLFAGAMSMGFCLWQTGAAEWLAINWLGFFQDAHWFVFVMSIAFFVLLMTNFIMNVAAIAISVPVALVVAPYLGVAPEVIVFAALVTAGMPFLLLVGAAPNAIAYNSRQFTSGEFFVTGLPASILLMAVVGLAVILIWPLMGMPVLLD